One region of Drosophila subobscura isolate 14011-0131.10 chromosome J, UCBerk_Dsub_1.0, whole genome shotgun sequence genomic DNA includes:
- the LOC117895718 gene encoding trichohyalin — MQYSWLPQERREVIIREKPPLVISNRRFARIQANASQAAKQERLYRLQLREQAEEQLRIGGEELLRQFGGKNLVITKAEECRRELQQQREQEVEAQRLAEEEAAAARREAQRTQKERIAAAKKLLEQLRPGPRELQCARLQSEVLRSVQAQREVQVVFAQALERKAEQDRRIYHEQVLNGIEDTQRRRSERCQQLREHKQELLGAIAERERERQALKAEEYEQARQERERNQRQLREQQRKEEEMVAARRHQKREEALASLAMAEQRQQRLLMLEEVEQVQCDIHNEAKGRLEQMKQDRARNRVQKRIQRNEKLAQELAPRLHYSAGEDEARHKRQLVEMQNAHSAEQAKRRQSREQAKNSRLAIQQAEDQLAQAAKQQAEADKRDAIDRRLKNDLVHVQFKRQQRQEQIQRVRQLRQQLDEQVRQRHEEETRPDTNYNREAQLECLREDAFFFDYARQLMDEAQTRGCPLKPFVRAVGQYKNENRIGAGIRVPPHMVTRLPMGRRTAGDSPAESEVKAKSSAEEAKLAEEEEQQRRNIEESLKKIETLVLAEATAKEESKKA, encoded by the coding sequence ATGCAGTACTCCTGGCTCCCGCAGGAACGTCGTGAGGTAATCATCCGTGAGAAGCCGCCTTTGGTCATCTCCAACAGGCGGTTTGCCCGCATCCAGGCAAatgccagccaggcagccaagcAGGAGCGACTGTACCGCCTCCAGCTGCGTGAACAAGCAGAGGAGCAACTGCGTATCGGcggcgaggagctgctgcggcagttTGGTGGCAAAAATTTGGTCATCACAAAGGCGGAGGAGTGTCGcagggagctgcagcagcagcgggaacagGAGGTGGAGGCCCAGCGactggcggaggaggaggctgcagCCGCTCGAAGGGAGGCACAGCGCACGCAGAAGGAGCGCATAGCGGCGgccaagaagctgctggagcaacTGCGTCCGGGCCCTCGGGAGCTTCAGTGTGCCCGGCTCCAGAGCGAGGTGCTGCGCAGTGTCCAGGCCCAGCGAGAGGTGCAGGTGGTGTTTGCCCAGGCTCTGGAGCGGAAGGCGGAGCAGGACAGGCGCATCTACCACGAGCAGGTGCTCAACGGGATTGAGGATACCCAGCGGCGTCGGTCCGagcgctgccagcagctgcgggAGCacaagcaggagctgctcgGCGCCATTgcagagcgggagagggagcgacAGGCGCTTAAGGCTGAGGAGTACGAGCAGGCACGCCAGGAGCGGGAGAGGAACCAACGGCAGCtgagggagcagcagcgcaaggaGGAAGAGATGGTGGCTGCCAGGCGGCACCAGAAGCGGGAGGAGGCTCTCGCCTCGCTGGCCATGGCggagcagcgtcagcagcgcCTTCTCAtgctggaggaggtggagcaggTGCAGTGCGATATCCACAACGAGGCAAAGGGACGCCTGGAGCAGATGAAGCAGGATCGAGCCCGAAACCGCGTACAGAAACGCATCCAGCGGAACGAGAAGCTCGCCCAGGAGCTGGCTCCTCGCCTCCACTACAGCGCTGGCGAGGATGAGGCGCGCCACAAGCGTCAGCTGgtggaaatgcaaaatgctcaCAGTGCGGAGCAGGCCAAACGTCGCCAGAGTCGCGAGCAAGCCAAAAACTCTCGTTTGGCCATCCAGCAGGCTGAGGACCAGCTGGCCCAGGCCGCCaaacagcaggcagaggctgacAAACGCGATGCCATCGATCGCCGCCTGAAGAACGACCTCGTACATGTGCAGttcaagcggcagcagcgccaggagcAGATCCAGCGCGTGCGACAGCTGCGCCAACAATTGGACGAGCAAgtgcggcagcggcacgaGGAGGAGACACGACCCGACACCAACTACAATCGGGAGGCGCAGCTGGAGTGTCTGCGCGAGGATGCCTTCTTCTTCGACTATGCCCGCCAGCTGATGGATGAGGCCCAGACCAGGGGCTGTCCACTGAAGCCCTTTGTCCGGGCAGTGGGGCAGTACAAGAACGAGAACCGCATAGGGGCGGGCATCCGCGTGCCACCGCATATGGTGACGCGCCTACCAATGGGGCGACGCACTGCGGGCGACAGCCCAGCCGAATCGGAGGTCAAAGCCAAGTCAAGTGCGGAGGAAGCCAAGCtagccgaggaggaggagcagcagcggcgcaacATCGAGGAGAGCCTCAAGAAGATTGAGACATTGGTGTTGGCCGAGGCCACAGCCAAAGAAGAGAGCAAGAAGGCATAA